One genomic segment of Alosa sapidissima isolate fAloSap1 chromosome 13, fAloSap1.pri, whole genome shotgun sequence includes these proteins:
- the si:ch211-243g18.2 gene encoding keratin, type I cytoskeletal 18 isoform X2, whose translation MASSYSVRSFSVGRQPSFSSLSLRDSGRKRSVASAVSFSSPLTRSASVSHDLNVLSHNGLGNSTNEKEAMQSLNNRLANYLDKVRTLERSNADLELKIKKLMIERVPKGHDIDSMMAQAHALEQELRKKTLENARLMLEIDNAKLAADDFRIKWEAESAMTQSVERDCIALKKAKSDHDQINASLRGDLDSLKEELYFLKKNHEEEMDTWRSRIACEEVNVEVDAARGPELGAVLSDLRSQYEGIVRKNKEQAELWYRKKLDIVQTEVKESNEALRSAQNELSERQRFLQTLEVELENLHKQLSTLEGNLGETNQKYALEMDRLQATLSQLEDDLSQLRLDMQRNKTDYEQLLRIKQNLEMEIATYRRLLEGEEGMKEVPPPPKKEPDVRTRKIVKVVTQTMINGKVVDESSEVEQIEETKK comes from the exons ATGGCATCCAGCTACTCGGTGCGGAGCTTTTCCGTGGGCCGCCAGCCCTCCTTCTCCAGCCTGTCGCTGCGGGATAGCGGGCGCAAGCGGTCGGTGGCCTCCGCCGTGTCTTTCTCCAGTCCGCTGACGCGCTCAGCCTCGGTCAGCCACGACCTCAACGTGCTGTCGCACAACGGCCTGGGCAACAGTACCAATGAGAAGGAGGCCATGCAGAGCCTCAACAACCGGCTGGCCAACTACCTGGACAAGGTGCGCACGCTGGAGCGCTCCAACGCCGACCTGGAGTTGAAGATCAAGAAGCTGATGATCGAGCGCGTGCCCAAGGGCCACGACATTGACAGCATGATGGCCCAGGCCCATGCCCTGGAACAGGAG TTGAGGAAGAAGACACTGGAGAATGCTCGACTCATGCTGGAGATTGACAATGCCAAGCTGGCTGCTGATGACTTTAGGATCAA ATGGGAGGCCGAGAGTGCCATGACCCAGTCTGTGGAGAGGGACTGCATAGCCCTGAAGAAGGCCAAGTCTGACCATGACCAGATCAATGCCAGTTTGCGGGGTGACCTGGACAGTCTAAAGGAAGAACTCTACTTCCTGAAAAAGAATCATGAGGAG gaAATGGATACATGGAGATCTCGCATTGCATGTGAGGAGGTGAACGTGGAGGTGGATGCAGCGCGCGGGCCAGAGTTGGGTGCTGTCCTGTCAGATCTGAGGTCACAGTATGAGGGCATCGTCCGGAAGAACAAGGAGCAGGCAGAGCTATGGTACCGCAAGAAG CTGGACATAGTGCAGACGGAGGTGAAGGAGAGCAACGAGGCACTGCGCAGTGCCCAGAACGAGCTCAGCGAGAGACAGCGCTTCCTGCAGACCTTGGAGGTGGAGCTGGAGAACCTCCACAAACAG CTGTCAACTCTGGAGGGTAACCTGGGGGAGACGAATCAGAAGTATGCGCTGGAGATGGACCGTCTGCAGGCCACGCTCTCACAGCTGGAGGATGACCTGTCACAGCTGCGCCTGGACATGCAGCGCAACAAGACCGACTACGAGCAACTGCTGCGCATCAAGCAGAACCTGGAGATGGAGATTGCCACCTACAGGAGACTGCTcgagggagaggaagg GATGAAAGAGGTCCCACCTCCACCAAAAA AGGAGCCTGATGTTAGAACCAGGAAGATAGTAAAGGTGGTCACCCAGACCATGATCAATGGTAAAGTGGTCGATGAATCAAGTGAAGTTGAACAGATCGAGGAAACCAAGAAGTGA
- the si:ch211-243g18.2 gene encoding keratin, type I cytoskeletal 18 isoform X1 yields the protein MASSYSVRSFSVGRQPSFSSLSLRDSGRKRSVASAVSFSSPLTRSASVSHDLNVLSHNGLGNSTNEKEAMQSLNNRLANYLDKVRTLERSNADLELKIKKLMIERVPKGHDIDSMMAQAHALEQELRKKTLENARLMLEIDNAKLAADDFRIKWEAESAMTQSVERDCIALKKAKSDHDQINASLRGDLDSLKEELYFLKKNHEEEMDTWRSRIACEEVNVEVDAARGPELGAVLSDLRSQYEGIVRKNKEQAELWYRKKVRIPGSRTPGSLCFNLNLDIVQTEVKESNEALRSAQNELSERQRFLQTLEVELENLHKQLSTLEGNLGETNQKYALEMDRLQATLSQLEDDLSQLRLDMQRNKTDYEQLLRIKQNLEMEIATYRRLLEGEEGMKEVPPPPKKEPDVRTRKIVKVVTQTMINGKVVDESSEVEQIEETKK from the exons ATGGCATCCAGCTACTCGGTGCGGAGCTTTTCCGTGGGCCGCCAGCCCTCCTTCTCCAGCCTGTCGCTGCGGGATAGCGGGCGCAAGCGGTCGGTGGCCTCCGCCGTGTCTTTCTCCAGTCCGCTGACGCGCTCAGCCTCGGTCAGCCACGACCTCAACGTGCTGTCGCACAACGGCCTGGGCAACAGTACCAATGAGAAGGAGGCCATGCAGAGCCTCAACAACCGGCTGGCCAACTACCTGGACAAGGTGCGCACGCTGGAGCGCTCCAACGCCGACCTGGAGTTGAAGATCAAGAAGCTGATGATCGAGCGCGTGCCCAAGGGCCACGACATTGACAGCATGATGGCCCAGGCCCATGCCCTGGAACAGGAG TTGAGGAAGAAGACACTGGAGAATGCTCGACTCATGCTGGAGATTGACAATGCCAAGCTGGCTGCTGATGACTTTAGGATCAA ATGGGAGGCCGAGAGTGCCATGACCCAGTCTGTGGAGAGGGACTGCATAGCCCTGAAGAAGGCCAAGTCTGACCATGACCAGATCAATGCCAGTTTGCGGGGTGACCTGGACAGTCTAAAGGAAGAACTCTACTTCCTGAAAAAGAATCATGAGGAG gaAATGGATACATGGAGATCTCGCATTGCATGTGAGGAGGTGAACGTGGAGGTGGATGCAGCGCGCGGGCCAGAGTTGGGTGCTGTCCTGTCAGATCTGAGGTCACAGTATGAGGGCATCGTCCGGAAGAACAAGGAGCAGGCAGAGCTATGGTACCGCAAGAAGGTCAGGATTCCAGGATCCAGGACTCCTGGATCTCTTTGTTTTAATCTAAAC CTGGACATAGTGCAGACGGAGGTGAAGGAGAGCAACGAGGCACTGCGCAGTGCCCAGAACGAGCTCAGCGAGAGACAGCGCTTCCTGCAGACCTTGGAGGTGGAGCTGGAGAACCTCCACAAACAG CTGTCAACTCTGGAGGGTAACCTGGGGGAGACGAATCAGAAGTATGCGCTGGAGATGGACCGTCTGCAGGCCACGCTCTCACAGCTGGAGGATGACCTGTCACAGCTGCGCCTGGACATGCAGCGCAACAAGACCGACTACGAGCAACTGCTGCGCATCAAGCAGAACCTGGAGATGGAGATTGCCACCTACAGGAGACTGCTcgagggagaggaagg GATGAAAGAGGTCCCACCTCCACCAAAAA AGGAGCCTGATGTTAGAACCAGGAAGATAGTAAAGGTGGTCACCCAGACCATGATCAATGGTAAAGTGGTCGATGAATCAAGTGAAGTTGAACAGATCGAGGAAACCAAGAAGTGA
- the hnrnpd gene encoding heterogeneous nuclear ribonucleoprotein D0 isoform X1, translating to MSEEQFLTEDPLMNMEEDSEANNDDQVLTGGEPQGSVAESEGSKIDASKNEEDEGKMFVGGLSWDTTKKDLKDYFSKFGEVVDCTLKLDPMTGRSRGFGFVLFKDAESVDKVITQKEHKLNGKVIDPKKAKAMKSKEPVKKIFVGGLSPDTPEEKIKEYFDGFGEVESIELPMENKTNKRRGFCFVTFKEEEPVKKIMEKKFHNIGLSKCEIKVAMSKEQYQQQQQWGGRGGYSVRSRGRGGGPNQNWNQGYGNYWNQGYGNYGNYGYNNQGYGGYGGYDYSGYNNYYGYGDYSNQQSGYGKSPRRGGHQNSYKPY from the exons ATGTCTGAGGAACAGTTTTTAACCGAGGATCCCTTGATGAATATGGAAGAAGACAGCGAAGCGAACAATGACGATCAAGTATTAACAGGTGGAGAACCACAGGGTAGTGTTGCAGAATCAGAAGGATCAAAGATTGATGCCAGCAAAAACGAGGAAGATGAAGG GAAGATGTTTGTCGGTGGACTGAGTTGGGACACCACCAAGAAAGATTTGAAAGACTACTTCAGCAAGTTTGGGGAGGTCGTTGATTGCACTTTGAAGCTGGATCCCATGACAGGCCGATCCAGGGGTTTTGGCTTTGTATTATTTAAAGATGCTGAGAGTGTTGACAAG gtaatTACACAAAAGGAGCACAAATTAAATGGAAAAGTAATTGACCCCAAAAAGGCCAAGGCGATGAAAAGCAAGGAGCCTGTAAAGAAGATATTTGTTGGCGGGCTATCACCAGACACTCCTGAGGAGAAGATAAAGGAATACTTTGATGGATTTGGTGAG GTGGAATCTATTGAATTGCCAATGGAAAATAAGACAAATAAAAGGAGAGGCTTTTGTTTTGTTACTTTCAAAGAAGAAGAACCAGTGAAGAAAATAATGGAAAAGAAATTCCATAACATAGGTTTGAGTAAG TGTGAAATAAAGGTAGCCATGTCGAAAGAGCAGTaccaacagcagcaacagtggGGAGGCAGAGGAGGTTATTCAGTCCGGTCTCGAGGAAGAGGCGGAG GCCCAAATCAAAATTGGAATCAAGGATATGGCAATTATTGGAACCAGGGCTATGGCAACTATGGAAACTATGGCTACAACAATCAAGGCTATGGAGGATATGGGGGCTACGATTACTCTGGTTACAACAACTATTACGGATATGGTGACTACAGCA ATCAGCAGAGTGGCTATGGTAAATCTCCCAGGCGTGGAGGTCACCAGAACAGCTACAAGCCATACTAA
- the hnrnpd gene encoding heterogeneous nuclear ribonucleoprotein D0 isoform X4: protein MSEEQFLTEDPLMNMEEDSEANNDDQVLTGGEPQGSVAESEGSKIDASKNEEDEGKMFVGGLSWDTTKKDLKDYFSKFGEVVDCTLKLDPMTGRSRGFGFVLFKDAESVDKVITQKEHKLNGKVIDPKKAKAMKSKEPVKKIFVGGLSPDTPEEKIKEYFDGFGEVESIELPMENKTNKRRGFCFVTFKEEEPVKKIMEKKFHNIGLSKCEIKVAMSKEQYQQQQQWGGRGGYSVRSRGRGGGPNQNWNQGYGNYWNQGYGNYGNYGYNNQGYGGYGGYDYSGYNNYYGYGDYSSM, encoded by the exons ATGTCTGAGGAACAGTTTTTAACCGAGGATCCCTTGATGAATATGGAAGAAGACAGCGAAGCGAACAATGACGATCAAGTATTAACAGGTGGAGAACCACAGGGTAGTGTTGCAGAATCAGAAGGATCAAAGATTGATGCCAGCAAAAACGAGGAAGATGAAGG GAAGATGTTTGTCGGTGGACTGAGTTGGGACACCACCAAGAAAGATTTGAAAGACTACTTCAGCAAGTTTGGGGAGGTCGTTGATTGCACTTTGAAGCTGGATCCCATGACAGGCCGATCCAGGGGTTTTGGCTTTGTATTATTTAAAGATGCTGAGAGTGTTGACAAG gtaatTACACAAAAGGAGCACAAATTAAATGGAAAAGTAATTGACCCCAAAAAGGCCAAGGCGATGAAAAGCAAGGAGCCTGTAAAGAAGATATTTGTTGGCGGGCTATCACCAGACACTCCTGAGGAGAAGATAAAGGAATACTTTGATGGATTTGGTGAG GTGGAATCTATTGAATTGCCAATGGAAAATAAGACAAATAAAAGGAGAGGCTTTTGTTTTGTTACTTTCAAAGAAGAAGAACCAGTGAAGAAAATAATGGAAAAGAAATTCCATAACATAGGTTTGAGTAAG TGTGAAATAAAGGTAGCCATGTCGAAAGAGCAGTaccaacagcagcaacagtggGGAGGCAGAGGAGGTTATTCAGTCCGGTCTCGAGGAAGAGGCGGAG GCCCAAATCAAAATTGGAATCAAGGATATGGCAATTATTGGAACCAGGGCTATGGCAACTATGGAAACTATGGCTACAACAATCAAGGCTATGGAGGATATGGGGGCTACGATTACTCTGGTTACAACAACTATTACGGATATGGTGACTACAGCAGTATGTAA
- the hnrnpd gene encoding heterogeneous nuclear ribonucleoprotein D0 isoform X5 gives MSEEQFLTEDPLMNMEEDSEANNDDQVLTGGEPQGSVAESEGSKIDASKNEEDEGKMFVGGLSWDTTKKDLKDYFSKFGEVVDCTLKLDPMTGRSRGFGFVLFKDAESVDKVITQKEHKLNGKVIDPKKAKAMKSKEPVKKIFVGGLSPDTPEEKIKEYFDGFGEVESIELPMENKTNKRRGFCFVTFKEEEPVKKIMEKKFHNIGLSKCEIKVAMSKEQYQQQQQWGGRGGYSVRSRGRGGGPNQNWNQGYGNYWNQGYGNYGNYGYNNQGYGGYGGYDYSGYNNYYGYAEWLW, from the exons ATGTCTGAGGAACAGTTTTTAACCGAGGATCCCTTGATGAATATGGAAGAAGACAGCGAAGCGAACAATGACGATCAAGTATTAACAGGTGGAGAACCACAGGGTAGTGTTGCAGAATCAGAAGGATCAAAGATTGATGCCAGCAAAAACGAGGAAGATGAAGG GAAGATGTTTGTCGGTGGACTGAGTTGGGACACCACCAAGAAAGATTTGAAAGACTACTTCAGCAAGTTTGGGGAGGTCGTTGATTGCACTTTGAAGCTGGATCCCATGACAGGCCGATCCAGGGGTTTTGGCTTTGTATTATTTAAAGATGCTGAGAGTGTTGACAAG gtaatTACACAAAAGGAGCACAAATTAAATGGAAAAGTAATTGACCCCAAAAAGGCCAAGGCGATGAAAAGCAAGGAGCCTGTAAAGAAGATATTTGTTGGCGGGCTATCACCAGACACTCCTGAGGAGAAGATAAAGGAATACTTTGATGGATTTGGTGAG GTGGAATCTATTGAATTGCCAATGGAAAATAAGACAAATAAAAGGAGAGGCTTTTGTTTTGTTACTTTCAAAGAAGAAGAACCAGTGAAGAAAATAATGGAAAAGAAATTCCATAACATAGGTTTGAGTAAG TGTGAAATAAAGGTAGCCATGTCGAAAGAGCAGTaccaacagcagcaacagtggGGAGGCAGAGGAGGTTATTCAGTCCGGTCTCGAGGAAGAGGCGGAG GCCCAAATCAAAATTGGAATCAAGGATATGGCAATTATTGGAACCAGGGCTATGGCAACTATGGAAACTATGGCTACAACAATCAAGGCTATGGAGGATATGGGGGCTACGATTACTCTGGTTACAACAACTATTACGGATATG CAGAGTGGCTATGGTAA
- the hnrnpd gene encoding heterogeneous nuclear ribonucleoprotein D0 isoform X3: MSEEQFLTEDPLMNMEEDSEANNDDQVLTGGEPQGSVAESEGSKIDASKNEEDEGKMFVGGLSWDTTKKDLKDYFSKFGEVVDCTLKLDPMTGRSRGFGFVLFKDAESVDKVITQKEHKLNGKVIDPKKAKAMKSKEPVKKIFVGGLSPDTPEEKIKEYFDGFGEVESIELPMENKTNKRRGFCFVTFKEEEPVKKIMEKKFHNIGLSKCEIKVAMSKEQYQQQQQWGGRGGYSVRSRGRGGGPNQNWNQGYGNYWNQGYGNYGNYGYNNQGYGGYGGYDYSGYNNYYGYGDYSTEWLW; this comes from the exons ATGTCTGAGGAACAGTTTTTAACCGAGGATCCCTTGATGAATATGGAAGAAGACAGCGAAGCGAACAATGACGATCAAGTATTAACAGGTGGAGAACCACAGGGTAGTGTTGCAGAATCAGAAGGATCAAAGATTGATGCCAGCAAAAACGAGGAAGATGAAGG GAAGATGTTTGTCGGTGGACTGAGTTGGGACACCACCAAGAAAGATTTGAAAGACTACTTCAGCAAGTTTGGGGAGGTCGTTGATTGCACTTTGAAGCTGGATCCCATGACAGGCCGATCCAGGGGTTTTGGCTTTGTATTATTTAAAGATGCTGAGAGTGTTGACAAG gtaatTACACAAAAGGAGCACAAATTAAATGGAAAAGTAATTGACCCCAAAAAGGCCAAGGCGATGAAAAGCAAGGAGCCTGTAAAGAAGATATTTGTTGGCGGGCTATCACCAGACACTCCTGAGGAGAAGATAAAGGAATACTTTGATGGATTTGGTGAG GTGGAATCTATTGAATTGCCAATGGAAAATAAGACAAATAAAAGGAGAGGCTTTTGTTTTGTTACTTTCAAAGAAGAAGAACCAGTGAAGAAAATAATGGAAAAGAAATTCCATAACATAGGTTTGAGTAAG TGTGAAATAAAGGTAGCCATGTCGAAAGAGCAGTaccaacagcagcaacagtggGGAGGCAGAGGAGGTTATTCAGTCCGGTCTCGAGGAAGAGGCGGAG GCCCAAATCAAAATTGGAATCAAGGATATGGCAATTATTGGAACCAGGGCTATGGCAACTATGGAAACTATGGCTACAACAATCAAGGCTATGGAGGATATGGGGGCTACGATTACTCTGGTTACAACAACTATTACGGATATGGTGACTACAGCA CAGAGTGGCTATGGTAA
- the hnrnpd gene encoding heterogeneous nuclear ribonucleoprotein D0 isoform X2, protein MSEEQFLTEDPLMNMEEDSEANNDDQVLTGGEPQGSVAESEGSKIDASKNEEDEGKMFVGGLSWDTTKKDLKDYFSKFGEVVDCTLKLDPMTGRSRGFGFVLFKDAESVDKVITQKEHKLNGKVIDPKKAKAMKSKEPVKKIFVGGLSPDTPEEKIKEYFDGFGEVESIELPMENKTNKRRGFCFVTFKEEEPVKKIMEKKFHNIGLSKCEIKVAMSKEQYQQQQQWGGRGGYSVRSRGRGGGPNQNWNQGYGNYWNQGYGNYGNYGYNNQGYGGYGGYDYSGYNNYYGYDQQSGYGKSPRRGGHQNSYKPY, encoded by the exons ATGTCTGAGGAACAGTTTTTAACCGAGGATCCCTTGATGAATATGGAAGAAGACAGCGAAGCGAACAATGACGATCAAGTATTAACAGGTGGAGAACCACAGGGTAGTGTTGCAGAATCAGAAGGATCAAAGATTGATGCCAGCAAAAACGAGGAAGATGAAGG GAAGATGTTTGTCGGTGGACTGAGTTGGGACACCACCAAGAAAGATTTGAAAGACTACTTCAGCAAGTTTGGGGAGGTCGTTGATTGCACTTTGAAGCTGGATCCCATGACAGGCCGATCCAGGGGTTTTGGCTTTGTATTATTTAAAGATGCTGAGAGTGTTGACAAG gtaatTACACAAAAGGAGCACAAATTAAATGGAAAAGTAATTGACCCCAAAAAGGCCAAGGCGATGAAAAGCAAGGAGCCTGTAAAGAAGATATTTGTTGGCGGGCTATCACCAGACACTCCTGAGGAGAAGATAAAGGAATACTTTGATGGATTTGGTGAG GTGGAATCTATTGAATTGCCAATGGAAAATAAGACAAATAAAAGGAGAGGCTTTTGTTTTGTTACTTTCAAAGAAGAAGAACCAGTGAAGAAAATAATGGAAAAGAAATTCCATAACATAGGTTTGAGTAAG TGTGAAATAAAGGTAGCCATGTCGAAAGAGCAGTaccaacagcagcaacagtggGGAGGCAGAGGAGGTTATTCAGTCCGGTCTCGAGGAAGAGGCGGAG GCCCAAATCAAAATTGGAATCAAGGATATGGCAATTATTGGAACCAGGGCTATGGCAACTATGGAAACTATGGCTACAACAATCAAGGCTATGGAGGATATGGGGGCTACGATTACTCTGGTTACAACAACTATTACGGATATG ATCAGCAGAGTGGCTATGGTAAATCTCCCAGGCGTGGAGGTCACCAGAACAGCTACAAGCCATACTAA
- the hnrnpd gene encoding heterogeneous nuclear ribonucleoprotein D0 isoform X6: MFVGGLSWDTTKKDLKDYFSKFGEVVDCTLKLDPMTGRSRGFGFVLFKDAESVDKVITQKEHKLNGKVIDPKKAKAMKSKEPVKKIFVGGLSPDTPEEKIKEYFDGFGEVESIELPMENKTNKRRGFCFVTFKEEEPVKKIMEKKFHNIGLSKCEIKVAMSKEQYQQQQQWGGRGGYSVRSRGRGGGPNQNWNQGYGNYWNQGYGNYGNYGYNNQGYGGYGGYDYSGYNNYYGYGDYSNQQSGYGKSPRRGGHQNSYKPY; this comes from the exons ATGTTTGTCGGTGGACTGAGTTGGGACACCACCAAGAAAGATTTGAAAGACTACTTCAGCAAGTTTGGGGAGGTCGTTGATTGCACTTTGAAGCTGGATCCCATGACAGGCCGATCCAGGGGTTTTGGCTTTGTATTATTTAAAGATGCTGAGAGTGTTGACAAG gtaatTACACAAAAGGAGCACAAATTAAATGGAAAAGTAATTGACCCCAAAAAGGCCAAGGCGATGAAAAGCAAGGAGCCTGTAAAGAAGATATTTGTTGGCGGGCTATCACCAGACACTCCTGAGGAGAAGATAAAGGAATACTTTGATGGATTTGGTGAG GTGGAATCTATTGAATTGCCAATGGAAAATAAGACAAATAAAAGGAGAGGCTTTTGTTTTGTTACTTTCAAAGAAGAAGAACCAGTGAAGAAAATAATGGAAAAGAAATTCCATAACATAGGTTTGAGTAAG TGTGAAATAAAGGTAGCCATGTCGAAAGAGCAGTaccaacagcagcaacagtggGGAGGCAGAGGAGGTTATTCAGTCCGGTCTCGAGGAAGAGGCGGAG GCCCAAATCAAAATTGGAATCAAGGATATGGCAATTATTGGAACCAGGGCTATGGCAACTATGGAAACTATGGCTACAACAATCAAGGCTATGGAGGATATGGGGGCTACGATTACTCTGGTTACAACAACTATTACGGATATGGTGACTACAGCA ATCAGCAGAGTGGCTATGGTAAATCTCCCAGGCGTGGAGGTCACCAGAACAGCTACAAGCCATACTAA